From Etheostoma cragini isolate CJK2018 unplaced genomic scaffold, CSU_Ecrag_1.0 ScbMSFa_3730, whole genome shotgun sequence:
cacacacacacacacacagagacacacacacacacacacacacgcacgcacagacacacacacacacacgcacagacagacacacacacaaacgcacgcacagacacacacacacgcacagagacagagacagacacacacacacacacacagacacacagagacacagagacacacgaCTAGAGTTTGACATGTCTTCTCACCCTGGGGGACGAATGTCTCTCCTTTAAGTCCTCCTTCTCGCTCTCACTCTCTGACTCCGCCTTCTCCCGCTTGTCATCAACAGGCTCCGCCCCCTCCGCCAGCGTAGAGGGCGGGgcctgcttctgattggctggcgCGTTGGGAGAGCGCGGGTTGTTGTGATGGATGGTCCTGAAGGTGATGCAGGCGGAGCGGCAGTACTCCTCGAACCCGTACAGGTACCTGaggacacacaggacacaagACACATGGGT
This genomic window contains:
- the LOC117940914 gene encoding AT-rich interactive domain-containing protein 4A-like; amino-acid sequence: MDLGIPVLNSAASYNVKTAYKKYLYGFEEYCRSACITFRTIHHNNPRSPNAPANQKQAPPSTLAEGAEPVDDKREKAESESESEKEDLKERHSSPRVRRHVKL